The genomic interval TGTTTTGCACTTTGCTGTGATCTGACCTTGGACATATCTCCTGGTCTGCATACCCGAATAAGTAATTAGGGTGGAACAGTGTTATTTATTTTGGCGTCTGGTTAGCATTGACCTTGTCCTGAGGTATTTACTTTGGGGAAaaagtcgtgtgtgtgtgtgttgataggACAAGCTGACGTTAAGTGCTATTCCaagtttcttgattttttaaatcctGCGTGGATTGGCTTCTTTGTGGTGCACTCAGTTTACATGTGAAACGCTTACTGtaattagaaaagaaacaggGAAGGATATAAACCATGCACTCTGTTGAAAGAGACAGCTAGTTTCCAAGATGATTTGATTCTTTACTCATCACACTAGTTTTTACTTCCCCCTGAAGTGTTTCGTGTTGTTAGACGCTCTCTTTTTACCTATTTCCTTATGTAGAAATGCCAGGAACCTGGTTTACCCGGTTGTGGTCAtctcaggagggaagggaaatTCCCATCAGTCTTGGGATGGGATTCCCCTCCCTTCCTGTCCTTTAAGTGCTATAAACTCCATTGCTGTGTGGAATCCATTTCTCTAATTTCCAGATTCTTACCTCATCCCAGTGATTTATGGTTAGCCTTGCCTGGATTTATCTCTGAAATCATTGTTATTATTCAGGTGTGCCTTCATCTTAGGTTGGAGTGGccgaggaaagaaaaaaatgggaaggGGGGCAAAAAGAGGCTGGTTGAAAGCAGTTAAGTGTTAAGTAGGGATATTCAGTCCTAGTCTCCAAAGAAAATGAGTATACCCTGAGGGCTTTACCTTAAAAACCCTAGCCCTTGCAGTAACTCTCCAGTGGGGTGCCTTCCTCCAGTACTAAAGAGGGTTTTGGTCAGAATCATTAAAGCCATCACAAGGGTTTGGTTATAGAAATCTCAAGTCTAAATGGCAGGGCTGTGTGTAGCAAGGAGGAAAGCACCTCACCTTGGGGGAATTTAAATGAACTTTTCTTTGGACATGTTGCAAAATGTGGTGAGTTAGATTTCATTTTGTGCTTCTGTTTTACCCATGACTTTGCTAGATGCTTTTGTAGTGACATTTTACTTTTGAATTAGCacgactttattttttaaaagcttttgtttGAGTAGTTGATAGAAATTATCACAAATGCTTGACAAACTCCCCCAGTGTTGGTGACCATACACtttgttcccaacccagggcacTTTTGAGAGGGAGAGAGGCACTGATAATTATGCCAGGATTATAGGGTTTCAACCTCTCTGGTGGTTATTATTATAGTGCCTTAGGGGCTAGCAGCttgtttgagttttaagcctttgTCTCCACTCTCCCCATTGATTGGAATTCTCACTGGTTATTTTCACTAATGGTTCCTTGGCTGGATCTCTTGTCACAGATCTCAGTTTAAATGTCACCTTCTTGAAAACACTTTGCACAGGTCCTGATCTAACAAACTAcccttttttttcctgcagatcATCTTGTCTCTTTTCATCTGAACTGTTAGCTCTGTATCAGGGACCTGGTTTTTCTTACATATTCCGAGGGCCTGAATTATATTAGGCACATAGAGGTGATGAGAAGTTTGTGAAAGGGAGTTTAAGTTGGAGTCTGCCTACATTTTTGGCAGAAAATTAACAGATTCTTTCTCATgtttatgctcagtcatgttctgaGCATAAAGTcacaagtctttgtgaccctatggactatagcccacaaggctcctctgtccatgggattttcccagcaagaatactgagtgggttgccatgcccttctccaggggatctttccagactcaggtatcgaacccacatctcttatgtatctcctgcattgacatgtgggttctttaccgctgagtcccAGGGGAAGCGcaatagattctttactgctggttaatgtgaatgaatgaaaccatGTTATAAGATACTGAAAAATGATGCCACCCTTCCCCCACTGTAGCTACACTCGTGAGGGGAGCAGGGTGCCCATTTCTTGTTGTACTTGGAACCCAAAACTACTTACACAGTTGCTAAATAAATTCATGAAACTCTTTATCCTGGTCTGGTGTATAAACCAAACATATAAGTAGATTCCAGGAAGAGTTTAGATTCATCTCACGGTGATGGATCCATTTATCAGAAGCTGTCATCTGCAGAAATTCTTTGTATAGAGAGCACTTGTGGTGCCCTTAGCTTCCTTTCAGAGGCTAAATATTACCCAGCCAGACTGGACACCTGTTCTTATCCTTGTAGATagttaaaacagaataaaataaatgattgccTTCCCCATCTTCCTAAACCACAATTCAAGAGTTAGGATACTATATTTATTTGAGGCATCCTTTAGTCATTCATGTTATATATATGAACTATTCAGTTTATTGTTTTGGTATCCTGCACCATGCCTTCACAGAATATATACAAATAGTAGATGTTGAAGTTGGTATAAAGTTGTTTTAACTGTGAAACCACAGAAGTTCTCTAAGTCCTGTTTGATTGgttttgtatatatatgaaaattattaaGTCACATGTAAGGCAAACAGTTTCTTAAAGGCAGGCTGCTCAGTAAAGTTCTTAAATTGAAGTTTGCTAATAATTAGCCTTTCAGTCCCATGTCACTGAGCAGAAACTGTCATCGTCCAATTTTGTAACAGAACAGCTGATGGTATGTAATACCAAGACACTCTCAGCATTTTCTCAGTATACCACTTTCAAGACAGAGTGATAGTTTACTGGCATTTTAAGTTATCTTTACCCTATAATATCCTGTGTAttgcttttaataaaaaaaatgttgagtACCTTCATGGTTACACTAGAACATCCTGTTTATTAGTAAACTAGCAAGATGTACTATGCTTTGCAGATAACAGAATTGTACTGTTCATGCTTGTTTTATTTACATGGAGCGTTTTGACTGTATATGATTGTGTATCAAACATATGTATATGTTGATAGTATATGACTGTTGAGcttcctggtggctaagtggcaaagaatacacctgccaagcaggagatgcaggtttgatccctgggtcaggaagatcccttggagaatgaaatggcaacccagtccaatattcttgcctggatatggacagaggagcctggtgggctacagttgatggaattgcaaaagtcagacatgatttaatcAGACACAAAACAACAACAGTATGACTGGTGACCTTCAATTAGCGTATATATTTTTTGAGTTGTGTTTATTGGcagatatttttattaaagatttGAGAAAACTTTCATTAACACATTGTTAtcacctcccactccctccccccaccgcTTGTTATATGCAGGTTTCCCAGGCAGCTGCAGATTTGAAACAGTTCTGTCTGCAGAATGCTCAACATGACCCTCTGCTGACTGGAGTATCTTCAAGTACAAATCCCTTCAGGCCCCAGAAAGTCTGTTCCTTTTTGTAGTAAGATGAATCTTGACAAGGTAAGTTTCcttaaattaaaacaacaaaactccATATAGTAGGGATAAGTAGTCAAGTTTCTTTCTTTGTAGCACTTTATAAGTTGAGCAAGATCTCACCATACTTTTGTTTTGCACTTGgattttccagtctttttttgGTGAAGATTGATGAAATTCGCTGATTTAGTAATCATGAAGACTAGTTGTTTCTATTTTACCAGAGGGTTAAGTAGAGGATTTAATAACCATAAAGAAGATATAGGGGTTACTAGAAAATTTCACTATTGTGACAAGCCATGTTAACCCTTTATAGTATTGCTTAATGGTGTACTCTGGTGTCCCCAAATACTAATTTTTTTGTACCTAGAAAATATTTAGACATTTAAAGAAATCTGCTGTGTTCATGGTGGTGACTTTTAACGTACTGTCAATGGATTTGGATTAATTATGATCTAGAATAGCATAGAAAAGAATTGAAGTAGTGCAAACTGAGGAGATAGCTGCATAAGCTGACATAGTGCAGGCATTTGGAGTTGGGGACAAAAGGttttaactttcttctttttaggTAAAGATAACGAGAGGGAAATGAAGTATGTAAGTTTATGGTGAGAGATGGTTGGTTTTCAGAGGATAGAAACTAAAATTTGGGTGGATTTAAAGCGTACTTCTGTATGTTAACCTGTACCTTGCAGAACAGATGTCAATATGTGTAAAAATGTATGTTAATCCACAAGAGAGGTGGCCAGACAACATGATGTGTGGATAATTGAAAATGGACTCTAACGGTACTGCCTTCATGAAGCCATAGGACTTTAGTCAGAGCATTTATTTGTTATAAAGACAACTCTGTATATGGTACACACCCTCTGCAAATATTCTGACTCCTCACAGTGCAGGAAGCTGCTTCCTAAAATACCATGTTACATAGTTGTGCCTCCCTTATTAAATTTAGTAGACTTGGGAGTGTCCAGGAAGTCTGTATAAGTAACAACATGTCTCTAGTAAATACCATGATTGGTTGAATTGGTTAAGGTTTTccaaacagaggggaaaaaaccaCCTTTGAGTTCAAGGAAGTAATTCTTTTCAACATTCAAGCACCTTCATATTTAACAGTGAAAGGTTTTTTGCTTCTGGCAATTTTGAGAAATTCCGTATTGTTATGGTTCCTCTTGTATTTTCTTCacaagtttattttcatttataatactGCTAAGTGTGGCTTCTTAACTGGCTGTTCATAGTTTCATTTCATAGAATACAGATCAGTGCCTAATTAACTTGGCTCTGGTTGGGATAAGAATCCAGATTTCAAAGTAAAATAATGGCTGTTAATCCTGGCAGTATAATAAAAACCCACAGGTTTATGAATATTATGATTTGAAGCACTTTTGGCTAGGAAAAGTATTTGGATGGGAAAGCATTTCTTCTCAAACATGAATGTAGCTACAAATCACTTTGTTAAAATAGAGATTCTGAAACAATAGGTCTGGGACATTATCCTGATGCTGGTGGTCCTTGGCACACCGAGTGGCATGGATGCAAAACATCTATATTTAAATCTGTGCTTAAGTCTTTGCactcataacttttaaaaatatatgtaacttACAGCATAGATATTTTAGCAACAAATAGTCCAAGGTATTAAAATAGAAGTTACCATGATTTGCACACCTAGAAATAACCACTGTTAACAGATGTTTCCttttaagacaaaaaaataaaaatcatcaaaaaGTGATTATAgtatgcagttttgtttttttgaagttgaattttgtttcattta from Dama dama isolate Ldn47 chromosome 20, ASM3311817v1, whole genome shotgun sequence carries:
- the GNG5 gene encoding guanine nucleotide-binding protein G(I)/G(S)/G(O) subunit gamma-5; this translates as MSGSSSVAAMKKVVQQLRLEAGLNRVKVSQAAADLKQFCLQNAQHDPLLTGVSSSTNPFRPQKVCSFL